In Myotis daubentonii chromosome 16, mMyoDau2.1, whole genome shotgun sequence, one DNA window encodes the following:
- the PRR29 gene encoding proline-rich protein 29 isoform X2 has translation MASGTGGSWAHPAPQRAAPMPWVTVLQPFPWAVPPPPPQPGRVKEDLMELMLLQNAQMHQLILGRLVAAALSPWPAFSGPQVHMEGPKEESEEEEELGAQEEEPLVVHHHYLPCPTPALGPQPPWPAPFLPPPPHQPPLQDAPRIQQRPPARRRGVRAVPPPPPPSATGTVGADVPPASDYYDAESLL, from the exons ATGGCCTCTGGGACTGGAGGGAGCTGGGCTCATCCCGCACCGCAAAGGGCAGCCCCCATG ccctgggTGACAGTTCTGCAGCCCTTCCCATGGGCGGTCCCACCGCCACCCCCGCAGCCAGGACGTGTGAAGGAAG ACCTGATGGAGCTGATGCTGCTGCAGAACGCACAGATGCACCAGCTGATCCTGGGTCGCCTGGTGGCAGCAGCGCTCAGCCCCTGGCCGGCCTTCTCTGGCCCGcag GTCCACATGGAGGGTCCGAAGgaggagagtgaggaggaggaggagctgggagcccagGAGGAAGAGCCTCTGGTGGTCCACCACCACTACCTGCCCTGCCCGACGCCCGCTCTGggcccccagcctccctggccagcgcctttccttccccctccgCCACACCAGCCCCCCTTGCAGGATGCACCCAGGATCCAGCAGCGCCCTCCTGCCAGGAGAAGGGGGGT GAGAgccgtgcccccacccccaccccccagtgccaCGGGGACTGTGGGTGCGGATGTACCCCCGGCTTCAG ATTACTATGACGCCGAGAGCTTACTATGA
- the PRR29 gene encoding proline-rich protein 29 isoform X1, with product MASGTGGSWAHPAPQRAAPMPWVTVLQPFPWAVPPPPPQPGRVKEDLMELMLLQNAQMHQLILGRLVAAALSPWPAFSGPQVHMEGPKEESEEEEELGAQEEEPLVVHHHYLPCPTPALGPQPPWPAPFLPPPPHQPPLQDAPRIQQRPPARRRGVRAVPPPPPPSATGTVGADVPPASGRGRGCGQQAPGLGMGQEARGVVFP from the exons ATGGCCTCTGGGACTGGAGGGAGCTGGGCTCATCCCGCACCGCAAAGGGCAGCCCCCATG ccctgggTGACAGTTCTGCAGCCCTTCCCATGGGCGGTCCCACCGCCACCCCCGCAGCCAGGACGTGTGAAGGAAG ACCTGATGGAGCTGATGCTGCTGCAGAACGCACAGATGCACCAGCTGATCCTGGGTCGCCTGGTGGCAGCAGCGCTCAGCCCCTGGCCGGCCTTCTCTGGCCCGcag GTCCACATGGAGGGTCCGAAGgaggagagtgaggaggaggaggagctgggagcccagGAGGAAGAGCCTCTGGTGGTCCACCACCACTACCTGCCCTGCCCGACGCCCGCTCTGggcccccagcctccctggccagcgcctttccttccccctccgCCACACCAGCCCCCCTTGCAGGATGCACCCAGGATCCAGCAGCGCCCTCCTGCCAGGAGAAGGGGGGT GAGAgccgtgcccccacccccaccccccagtgccaCGGGGACTGTGGGTGCGGATGTACCCCCGGCTTCAGGtaggggcagggggtgtgggcagcaggCTCCAGGCCTAGGGATGGGTCAGGAGGCTAGGGGGGTTGTCTTCCCCTGA